From bacterium, a single genomic window includes:
- a CDS encoding enoyl-CoA hydratase/isomerase family protein produces the protein MWEARAHGGGVTLVRGLRYVAAATALACAGAAAAQASDPCAARSARCVAGPVVVVISAFPAEQRLLLERTAVTETLVTGDRTVHVGTLAGTRVALVLSGIGLANAARTTEAILARLEVGAILFSGVAGSDQNIGDVVVPATWSDAEGGVGVDPTLLQLAQGLASTPLPFVQCTANPPEPPGPEVCMGRTPRLVVGGDGTSEDPFGSSPPACTPGGGPVFGCEPMRTPGVTHAAAPLYPTAVDMETSVVARRAAAAGVPFLGFRGVSDGPGDPLDLGGFPAQFFAYYALAADNAALATIAFLEAWAPHAGVRAAATPLRTRAACGCIWRWRRRLRPFAGAGRAHARRRQGPPRGRRGRAALGRRAAPRSPTARSAASRRWRAIARARRARRSTRAGRRWPVRLARAPPRRSNPPVAWAMPGPMRETVLEERDGAVLTLVLNRPKQRNAFNRQMWHELRDALRDAQEDRDVNVVVVTGTDGAFSAGQDLSEMTNGADGEDPGFGAFMDRLCVFDKPLLAAVNGVGVGIGLTLLLHCDVVYVAEGARLRPPFVTLGVVPEAASSYLLPVVCGWQRAAELLFTADWIDARRAVELGLAVRVCAPDALRPSLHALAVRIAAQPPESVRHTKRLMLATRSRQIAEARAREDQAFAERVGTPENLEAVMAFFEKRPPDFAKLHR, from the coding sequence ATGTGGGAAGCCCGCGCCCATGGGGGTGGCGTGACCCTGGTCCGGGGGCTGCGGTACGTGGCGGCGGCGACCGCGCTCGCGTGCGCCGGCGCTGCGGCGGCACAGGCGAGCGATCCGTGTGCGGCGCGCAGCGCGCGCTGTGTCGCCGGGCCGGTCGTCGTCGTGATCTCGGCGTTCCCCGCCGAGCAGCGCCTGCTCCTCGAGCGCACGGCGGTGACGGAGACGCTCGTCACCGGCGATCGCACCGTCCACGTCGGCACGCTGGCGGGAACCCGCGTGGCCCTCGTGCTCTCCGGCATCGGCCTCGCGAACGCGGCGCGCACGACCGAGGCGATCCTGGCGCGGCTCGAGGTCGGCGCGATCCTCTTCTCCGGCGTCGCCGGCAGCGATCAGAACATCGGCGACGTGGTCGTGCCGGCCACCTGGAGCGACGCCGAGGGCGGCGTCGGCGTCGACCCGACGCTGCTCCAGCTCGCACAGGGCCTCGCGTCCACACCGCTGCCGTTCGTGCAGTGCACCGCGAACCCGCCCGAGCCGCCCGGGCCCGAGGTGTGCATGGGCCGTACGCCGCGGCTCGTCGTCGGCGGCGACGGCACGAGCGAGGATCCGTTCGGCAGCAGCCCGCCGGCCTGCACGCCCGGGGGCGGGCCCGTGTTCGGCTGCGAGCCGATGCGCACGCCCGGCGTCACGCACGCGGCGGCGCCGCTCTATCCGACCGCCGTCGACATGGAGACGAGCGTGGTGGCGCGGCGGGCGGCGGCGGCCGGCGTGCCGTTCCTCGGCTTCCGCGGCGTGTCGGACGGCCCCGGCGATCCGCTCGATCTCGGCGGCTTTCCGGCGCAGTTCTTCGCCTACTACGCGCTCGCGGCCGACAACGCCGCGCTGGCGACGATCGCGTTCCTCGAGGCCTGGGCGCCGCACGCCGGCGTGCGCGCGGCGGCCACGCCGCTGCGAACGCGCGCCGCGTGCGGTTGCATCTGGCGCTGGCGGCGCCGCCTGCGTCCCTTTGCGGGCGCCGGGCGGGCCCACGCGCGGCGTCGACAAGGCCCGCCTCGAGGGCGTCGCGGGCGCGCGGCGCTGGGACGCCGCGCGGCGCCGCGCTCGCCGACTGCGCGCAGCGCCGCTTCGCGGCGGTGGCGCGCTATTGCGCGCGCGCGGCGGGCGCGGCGATCGACGCGTGCCGGGCGCCGCTGGCCGGTGCGCCTGGCGCGCGCGCCGCCACGCCGTAGCAATCCCCCCGTGGCGTGGGCTATGCCCGGGCCCATGCGCGAGACCGTTCTCGAGGAGCGCGACGGCGCGGTCCTGACCCTGGTCCTGAACCGGCCGAAGCAGCGTAACGCCTTCAACCGGCAGATGTGGCACGAGCTGCGCGACGCCCTGCGCGACGCGCAGGAGGACCGTGACGTCAACGTGGTCGTGGTCACCGGCACCGACGGCGCCTTCTCGGCCGGGCAGGATCTCTCCGAGATGACGAACGGCGCCGACGGCGAGGATCCCGGCTTCGGCGCGTTCATGGACCGCCTGTGCGTGTTCGACAAGCCGCTCCTCGCGGCGGTGAACGGCGTCGGCGTCGGCATCGGTCTCACCCTGCTGCTCCATTGTGACGTCGTGTACGTCGCCGAGGGCGCGCGCCTGCGGCCGCCGTTCGTCACGCTGGGCGTGGTGCCGGAGGCGGCGAGCAGCTACCTCCTGCCGGTCGTGTGCGGCTGGCAGCGGGCGGCCGAGCTGCTCTTCACCGCCGACTGGATCGACGCGCGCCGCGCCGTCGAGCTGGGGCTCGCGGTACGCGTGTGCGCCCCGGACGCGCTCCGCCCGTCGCTGCACGCGCTCGCCGTGCGCATCGCCGCGCAGCCGCCCGAGTCGGTGCGGCACACGAAGCGCCTCATGCTGGCGACCCGCAGCCGGCAGATCGCCGAGGCGCGCGCGCGTGAGGACCAGGCGTTCGCCGAGCGCGTCGGCACGCCCGAGAACCTCGAGGCGGTGATGGCGTTCTTCGAGAAGCGGCCGCCCGACTTCGCGAAGCTGCACCGCTGA
- a CDS encoding alpha/beta hydrolase, with protein sequence MVRTLGMGALVALSLLAVPAVAAARLDDAARARRCQAAKLAAVGRYQLCLADAEAHAVMQQTQPVVARCDRQLRRRWEKAERRGGGTCPTTSDLARVRLASTRHGARIASQLGAVRTTGTCSGVPFAYSYMVTNRATPFATAKDAVVPGAPGSLTFWTASGAYQSSDPQSTYTEVTETVFLERLQADLALAASAGRLHLGLYVHGLGNLFTEALAEAAAFGCALERSGQWPGLLIGFSWPSYDLFDSAYYYASSGPPPPPLTPQTSGTIRDNVLGSRQSFDALVQLLGSRVVAPSATPVTLSFLTHSEGNYMLMTGLAALTQPAQVDRCLMLAADVSAVSLQSGEQGAAIAATCAEVTVYYSGADETLGSSNYEFFPYHRSDYPTRLGLIGPYYGFLPPKALAPNVVGLDCSSVTVAPAVASIIDVHSSYRTVPAILRDQAETMLSLPHPKRHAISGTSQGFTLAP encoded by the coding sequence ATGGTGCGGACGCTGGGGATGGGGGCGCTGGTGGCCCTTTCGCTGCTCGCGGTGCCGGCCGTGGCCGCGGCCAGGCTCGACGACGCCGCCAGGGCGCGCCGCTGCCAGGCGGCGAAGCTCGCCGCCGTCGGCCGCTACCAGCTCTGCCTCGCGGACGCCGAGGCGCACGCGGTGATGCAGCAGACCCAACCGGTCGTCGCCCGGTGCGACCGGCAGCTGCGCCGCAGGTGGGAGAAGGCCGAGCGACGCGGCGGCGGGACGTGTCCCACGACGAGCGACCTCGCCCGCGTCCGCCTCGCCTCCACCCGGCACGGCGCGCGCATCGCCAGCCAGCTGGGCGCCGTCCGCACTACCGGCACGTGCAGCGGCGTCCCGTTCGCCTACAGCTACATGGTGACGAACCGCGCCACGCCGTTCGCGACCGCGAAGGACGCCGTCGTCCCGGGCGCGCCGGGCAGCCTCACGTTCTGGACCGCGAGCGGCGCCTACCAGTCGAGCGACCCGCAGTCGACCTACACCGAGGTGACCGAGACGGTCTTCCTCGAGCGCCTGCAGGCCGACCTCGCCCTCGCCGCCTCGGCCGGGCGGCTGCACCTCGGGCTCTACGTCCACGGGCTCGGCAACCTGTTCACCGAGGCGCTCGCCGAGGCGGCGGCGTTCGGATGCGCCCTCGAGCGCTCCGGCCAGTGGCCGGGCCTCCTGATCGGCTTCTCGTGGCCGAGCTACGACCTCTTCGACTCGGCCTACTACTACGCGTCCTCCGGCCCGCCGCCGCCGCCGCTGACGCCGCAGACCTCGGGCACGATCCGCGACAACGTCCTCGGCAGCCGCCAGAGCTTCGACGCGCTGGTGCAGCTCCTCGGCAGCAGGGTCGTCGCCCCCTCGGCGACGCCGGTCACGCTCTCGTTCCTCACCCACTCCGAGGGCAACTACATGCTGATGACCGGGCTCGCGGCGCTGACGCAGCCCGCGCAAGTCGACCGCTGCCTCATGCTCGCCGCCGACGTCTCGGCGGTGTCGCTGCAGAGCGGCGAGCAGGGAGCGGCGATCGCCGCGACCTGCGCCGAGGTGACGGTGTACTACTCGGGCGCCGACGAGACGCTCGGCTCGTCGAACTACGAGTTCTTTCCCTACCACCGCAGCGACTACCCGACCCGGCTCGGCCTGATCGGCCCGTACTACGGCTTCCTGCCCCCGAAGGCGCTCGCGCCGAACGTCGTCGGCCTCGACTGCTCGTCCGTCACCGTCGCCCCGGCGGTGGCGAGCATCATCGACGTACACTCGTCGTACCGCACGGTGCCCGCCATCCTCCGCGATCAGGCGGAGACCATGCTGTCGCTGCCCCACCCGAAGCGGCACGCGATCTCCGGCACGTCGCAGGGCTTCACGCTGGCGCCGTAG